Proteins encoded together in one Schistocerca americana isolate TAMUIC-IGC-003095 chromosome 8, iqSchAmer2.1, whole genome shotgun sequence window:
- the LOC124545463 gene encoding cuticle protein 8-like: MAHSQMSAALLLVVVASVCQQSHSWHGHSYAHQTAPVVGPAHPVHVGGHAVDYVAYPKYEFEYGVSDGHTGDHHSQKEHRDGDVVTGEYSLKEADGSVRTVKYHADKSGFHPVVHHSHHGHGGRHSTDAGYAGYAYSNGGY, from the exons ATGGCCCACTCACAG ATGTCAGCTGCACTCCTGCTGGTGGTCGTCGCCTCCGTATGTCAGCAGTCACACAGCTGGCACGGACACTCCTATGCCCACCAGACAGCTCCAGTCGTGGGGCCTGCTCATCCAGTCCACGTTGGAGGCCACGCTGTCGACTATGTG GCATACCCGAAGTACGAGTTCGAGTACGGGGTGTCTGACGGGCACACAGGGGACCACCACTCCCAGAAGGAGCACCGCGACGGAGACGTCGTGACTGGCGAGTACTCGCTCAAGGAGGCGGACGGCAGCGTTCGCACCGTCAAGTACCACGCCGACAAGTCCGGCTTCCACCCCGTCGTGCACCACTCGCACCACG GGCACGGCGGCAGACACAGCACGGACGCTGGCTATGCTGGGTACGCGTACAGCAACGGCGGCTACTGA